A segment of the Desulfuromonas acetoxidans DSM 684 genome:
GGTGGCCGGGAAGGGTGGCATTCGTGCCTTGGACGATGAAAGTCTGGCGGCTTTTTCCACACGCATTGCCGCGCAAATCACGGCGTATCATCCCACCTTGCTCGAACGCAGCGAGACACGTGACTGGGATCGCTCTTTGTTGTTTGCCGTCGATGCCGCGCATCAGGCGGTCAGCGATGCCGGGTTGGTGGTGGATGAAGACAATGCCGCACGCACCGGCGTCTATATCGGCTCAGGCATCGGCGGCATTGAAACCCTCAACCGCACCTGCGAAACCCTGGTGACCAGTGGCCGCAAGCGCACCAGCCCCTATTTTATTCCGATGATGATTCCCAACATGGCTGCCGGATTGGTGGCCATGGAGTTTGGTGCCCAGGGGCCGTGCCTGGGATTGGTCAGTGCCTGTGCCACCGGCAACCATGCCATCGGCGAAGCCTGTCTGGCCATTGCAGCGGGTCGCGCCGACCGGATGATCGCCGGTGGCAGTGAAGCGCCGCTGACGCCTCTGGCCATGGCCGGATTTTGCAGTATGAAAGCCATGTCGACCCGCAACGACGTGCCGCAGGAAGCCTGCGCGCCGTTTGATCAGCGGCGTGACGGTTTTGTCATGGGCGAGGGGGCAGGAATTCTTGTTCTCGAAGAGCTGGAGCAGGCACTGGCGCGTGGCGCCACCATCTATGCGGAGGTGTGCGGCTACGGTTCAAGTTGCGATGCCTACCATCTCACGGCACCACATCCTGACGGGCGTGGTGCGCTGTCTGCCATGCGTCAGGCTTTGACCATGGCAGGTTGGCAACCTGAGCAGGTGGATTACATCAACGCCCACGGCACCGGTACGCCCATAGGCGACCGCGTCGAAACGCGCGCCATCAAGCAACTGATGGGCAAAGAGCATCCGCAGGTCGCGGTAAGCTCCACCAAGTCCGCTACCGGCCATCTGCTCGGCGCGGCGGGTGGCATTGAAGTCGTTGCCGTGATCCAGAGCCTCAATCACAACCTGATCCCGCCGACGCTGAATCTCCACCAGCCCGATCCCGAATGCGATCTCGATTACGTGCCGCTGGTTGCCCGACCGCAACCGGTCACCAGGGCTTTATCCAACGGCTTTGGCTTTGGTGGGCATAATGCGGTCTTGGCACTGGCTGCCTGGAATCAGGGAAAGGAAAACTAAATGACCAGCACCCCGTATTGCCTGGAGCTTGCGGTTCGCTTCAGCGACATCGACAGCAATGGCCACGTCAACACTCAGCATTACAACAGCTATTGCAATGAGCCATGATGCTCCTGTTTCGCGCTGCCGGAAAGGGATATCACGGTGAACTTAAATACGGCCGATGCAATGCACTGCATCGGCCGCTTGATGTTTTATCCTGTAGCGATTACTTCTCCAGCACGGATTGCATTACCGGATACAGATCGGTGTTATCCGCATACGGGCCACGCACCGGGTCGTCGTTGGTCGCCCGTTGCGCCAGTTGCTCGGCATGGGGGCCGCGTGCGAACAGCGGCACCAGCGAGTTGGTGTGGCTGGTGTGATGCCATTCGAGGCCGGGCAGTTTTCCGGCACCGTTATTGGTGACCGGGTTCCAGCGCGGGTCGGAGTCTGGGCCGGTGAGGTAGCCGCATTCGTGATCGGCGGTGACCAGAACCAGGGTATCCTGCCAGGAGCTGTGTTGCTCTACCCAGTCGCAGACGGCGGCGACGGTGCGGTCGAAGTCGACCTGTTCTTCGATGAGCCGGTCGGACTGGTTATCGTGACTGGCCCAGTCGATGGCACCGCCTTCGATCATCAAGAAGAAGCCTTGTTCGTTGTTGTCGAGCACGTTGAGGGCGGCCTGACTCATTTCGACCAGGGTTGGAACCGTGGTGATCAGCGGTACGGTGTAGGGTTTAACTGTTTCTGTGGTCACGTGGCTGCCGTAATCGCCATCGCCTTCGAGTTTGCGCTCCTGTTGCAGGGTTTTGGCGATGCGCGGTACGCCGAGCAGACGCTTGGGCGTGGAGCCTTTCGCCAGGTTTTGAAATTCGTTGCGGCTTTCAATCAGCGTCCAGTGGTCGTTAATGCCGTCACCATCGGCATCGCCACCAACCGCCGCTTCCTGCAGTTGGTGCCACAGTTTTTCGCCGCCGACATACTGGTAACTTTCCGGTGTTGCCAGCAGTTGGCCATCGTTGTCGTACCACGGATGGCCGCCGCCCATCAGTACGTCGACACCACTGTCGAGGATCATCTCACGGGCGATCTCTTCGTAGTTACGACGGCTGACGTTATGCACAACAAAACCGGCCGGGGTGGCGTGGCTCAACGGCACACTGGTGACAATTCCGGTGGATTTCCCCTGCTTTTCAGCGATTTCCACAATGTTATCCACAGGCTGACGTTGGCAATCCACACCCAGGCCAGCCCTGTAGGTTTTGGTGCCGCAGGCCAGAGCGGTAGCTGCGGCCGCAGAATCTGTGGCCCCTTCCTTGACGTTGGCGAAGCCGCTCCAAACCTGATCACCATCGTAGTTGCCACCATTGAGATAGGTGCTCATGGCCATTTTGATATCAAAATCACGGTAAGGCGGCGCGTTGGTTTCGCCTGTGCGGTAGAGGCTGCCGGCGCGCAGATGGTTGAAGCCCATGCCGTCGCCAATCAACAGAATAACATTTTTAGCGTGGGACGTTGGGGCTGCTTCCATCCGTTGAGGTTGCGCAGCTGTGGAAGGTGCGGTTTCAGATTCCACAGTGGCATATGCAGGCTGCTCGTTGTGGGTGTAGGCATGGTGGCTGGTTTCCGGTTCACACTGATTGTTGCAGCCGCTGAGCCAGGGTAGCGTGGCAAAGGTCAGAACAATCAGGGCATCGCGTAACGGGCGATGACTTTTATGCAGAGATATCATCATGGTCCTATCCTATGAATGCTTGGTAAAAGAATTCAAGCGTGTCTTCGTGTTTGGCTACAGGTCGTCACCGGCAATCTGCTCCCAGGTGTAGATCTGGAAGGTGCAGTTGTCGGACATGGCGACAAACATCCCTTGGGGGAAATTTTTGCCCAAGGGTGTCGACGTGGCCTCAGAGCCGTCACTTTCGCAGGTGGCCAGTTCCACCACCTTGAGCAGCGGGTGGTGATGAGGATCGTCGGTCGTTCCCTGACGCGGGAAGATGTGAAACTCGTTGGCCTGTTGGTCCGACACCAGAATGTACCCCTGGCCGTTGGGCTGGGTATAGATGGAGATCCCTTCGTGATCGCCGGCAAACCCCTTGGTCGCGAACAAGGCCAGCTCTTTGTTGCCCTGCGATGGATCAGCGTAGTACTTGCGCACACCGACCCCTTCGTCGGAATAGTAGATGTAGCCCAGCGCATCATCTAAGGCAATGGCTTCGATTTCGTTGAGGCCGCTGAAAGTGCCGAAGCGGCGCACCAGGGTGGCGCTGAGTTGGCCGCTGCCGTCATCGTGAAGCAGATACTGCCACAGATAGCTGCCGGAGGGGCCGTTTTTTCGGCCGACAATGGCGAAGATCGCCCCATCTGAGGGTCGTTTGTACAGGGAGATGCCCATCAGGGCGCGCTGATCTTCGCCCTGCTCGCCGACAAACATATCGAGGCCACCGTTGTCGATGGCGGTCATATCCGGCAGGCTGAACACGCGCAGCTTGCTGGTCAGGCGCTCGGTGGCCACGGCAATATCCACGGACTTGCCGCCCAGCATCAGGCCGTATTCAATGTCAACATTGTTGGGCCGCTTCAGGGCAACGGTCTTGTCTTTGAGCATGTGTCCTTTGAGGTCAAATACGTACAGTCCGCCATTGCGATCCTTGTCAGTACCGACGATGAGACTTTTGGCCGCGTCGTGCGGGTTGATCCAGATGGCCGGGTCATCGGTGTCGTTAGGCGTCATGTCCGTGACCTTTTTCGGATGGATGATCGGTGTATCGCAGTTGCGTTGATACGGGGCGTCATCATCGGCGGTGACGAGCGCCGGTAGCCCCAGTGTCGTGACCAGCAGGGCCACGCTCAGGGTGCGGGTGAATGTTGTGAACACAGAATTCATTGCAAGCTCCTCAATATTTTTCTCAATTCAGGGTTAATTGATGGCAAAACGAATCGGCACGGTGATCCAGGTGGCCACGGCGGACTGATCAAGCATGCCGGGCTTGAAGCGCCAACTGCTCACTGCTTGCAGGGCGGCTTCATCAAACACGCCGGGCGGGTTGGCCTGCACCACCGACGCCTGATGGACCGAGCCATCGGTGGCGACGAGAAATTTCACCATCACCACGCCGCTGACTTTCTGTTGGCGCGCCTTGTATGGATACACCGGTTCGCGGCGGCTGATCACCTGCGGCATGGTGTCCACCTGGCTGATGTCAAACTCGCTCTGCGGGGCACTGACCGGGTTAAAGGCCATGCCGCCCAGTTTCATGTCGCTCACCGCCGCTTCGAATTGCGGTTGCGGCATCTGCATTGGCGGTGCCTTGGGTGGCGGTTGTTGACTGCGCGTCGGCAATGCCGGTGGTGTTTTCGGTAACTCCTTGGGCGGTGGCGGCTGCTTGTGCTGTTCCTCGGGGGGCGGAGGCGGCGGTGCCTGACGCAGGTTGTTAAAGGTGAAGGCGCTGCGCGTGGTCTCTTCGTCGGCGTTGCCATCGATCTGCGACAACAGCGGAATCAACAGAAACAGCACCAGATTAGTGGCCACGGCAGCGGCCAGGGCCGTGACGAGCAGGGGGCGCTTTTTTGCCATATCAGGCCCCTTTTTTCGCCGCAACACTGAGGTTTTTCACCCCGGCCAGACGACAGGCATCCAACACCTGGATCACCAGGCCGGAGCGGCTGCTGCGATCTGCGGCCAACACCACCGATCCGTTGGGGTTCTGCATCAGAAAACGCTCCATATAGGACTGCACCGAGCGCACATCAATGGGCTTGCCTTCGATGACAACGATATTGTCGGCGGTGATGGCCAGCACCATGTTGGTGCTGTCACGTGTTTCAGCGGTCTGGGCGATGGGGCGCTGCACATCGACCCCGGCTTCGCGGACGAACGAGGTGGTGACGACAAAGAAAATCAGCAGAATGAAAATCATGTCGATCAACGGCGACATGTTGAGTTCTGCGGGTTTGCGCCGCTGGCGGCGACTGAGACTGACTCGAGCCATAATTACAGCCCTCCTTGTTGCAGCAGACGCAGGCTGAA
Coding sequences within it:
- the fabF gene encoding beta-ketoacyl-ACP synthase II gives rise to the protein MTQLRRVVVTGMGVVSALGQGVEEFWSGLVAGKGGIRALDDESLAAFSTRIAAQITAYHPTLLERSETRDWDRSLLFAVDAAHQAVSDAGLVVDEDNAARTGVYIGSGIGGIETLNRTCETLVTSGRKRTSPYFIPMMIPNMAAGLVAMEFGAQGPCLGLVSACATGNHAIGEACLAIAAGRADRMIAGGSEAPLTPLAMAGFCSMKAMSTRNDVPQEACAPFDQRRDGFVMGEGAGILVLEELEQALARGATIYAEVCGYGSSCDAYHLTAPHPDGRGALSAMRQALTMAGWQPEQVDYINAHGTGTPIGDRVETRAIKQLMGKEHPQVAVSSTKSATGHLLGAAGGIEVVAVIQSLNHNLIPPTLNLHQPDPECDLDYVPLVARPQPVTRALSNGFGFGGHNAVLALAAWNQGKEN
- a CDS encoding acyl-ACP thioesterase domain-containing protein, with product MTSTPYCLELAVRFSDIDSNGHVNTQHYNSYCNEP
- a CDS encoding alkaline phosphatase, with product MMISLHKSHRPLRDALIVLTFATLPWLSGCNNQCEPETSHHAYTHNEQPAYATVESETAPSTAAQPQRMEAAPTSHAKNVILLIGDGMGFNHLRAGSLYRTGETNAPPYRDFDIKMAMSTYLNGGNYDGDQVWSGFANVKEGATDSAAAATALACGTKTYRAGLGVDCQRQPVDNIVEIAEKQGKSTGIVTSVPLSHATPAGFVVHNVSRRNYEEIAREMILDSGVDVLMGGGHPWYDNDGQLLATPESYQYVGGEKLWHQLQEAAVGGDADGDGINDHWTLIESRNEFQNLAKGSTPKRLLGVPRIAKTLQQERKLEGDGDYGSHVTTETVKPYTVPLITTVPTLVEMSQAALNVLDNNEQGFFLMIEGGAIDWASHDNQSDRLIEEQVDFDRTVAAVCDWVEQHSSWQDTLVLVTADHECGYLTGPDSDPRWNPVTNNGAGKLPGLEWHHTSHTNSLVPLFARGPHAEQLAQRATNDDPVRGPYADNTDLYPVMQSVLEK
- a CDS encoding phytase, which translates into the protein MNSVFTTFTRTLSVALLVTTLGLPALVTADDDAPYQRNCDTPIIHPKKVTDMTPNDTDDPAIWINPHDAAKSLIVGTDKDRNGGLYVFDLKGHMLKDKTVALKRPNNVDIEYGLMLGGKSVDIAVATERLTSKLRVFSLPDMTAIDNGGLDMFVGEQGEDQRALMGISLYKRPSDGAIFAIVGRKNGPSGSYLWQYLLHDDGSGQLSATLVRRFGTFSGLNEIEAIALDDALGYIYYSDEGVGVRKYYADPSQGNKELALFATKGFAGDHEGISIYTQPNGQGYILVSDQQANEFHIFPRQGTTDDPHHHPLLKVVELATCESDGSEATSTPLGKNFPQGMFVAMSDNCTFQIYTWEQIAGDDL
- a CDS encoding energy transducer TonB, producing MAKKRPLLVTALAAAVATNLVLFLLIPLLSQIDGNADEETTRSAFTFNNLRQAPPPPPPEEQHKQPPPPKELPKTPPALPTRSQQPPPKAPPMQMPQPQFEAAVSDMKLGGMAFNPVSAPQSEFDISQVDTMPQVISRREPVYPYKARQQKVSGVVMVKFLVATDGSVHQASVVQANPPGVFDEAALQAVSSWRFKPGMLDQSAVATWITVPIRFAIN
- a CDS encoding ExbD/TolR family protein, giving the protein MARVSLSRRQRRKPAELNMSPLIDMIFILLIFFVVTTSFVREAGVDVQRPIAQTAETRDSTNMVLAITADNIVVIEGKPIDVRSVQSYMERFLMQNPNGSVVLAADRSSRSGLVIQVLDACRLAGVKNLSVAAKKGA